The DNA window TCTTTCCCGTTGCAGAGCTTGAAGCTGATGGCAAGAAATTTAGGCTTTTCACAGAGGGAGGACGGGGGCTTTATGCCTTCAAAGTAAGCCTTGAAGTTCAGGCACTGGGCTACCTGAGGCTCTGGCGTGGGGGTCTCCTGGACAGAATCCTTTTCAGAAGGCGGTATATGGAAGGAATCTTCGTGGAGTATGAGGACAGCCAGTGGGCTGAGAAGCTACTTGGCAGGGAGGATTTTAAGGATATGGTCAAAAAGCTCTTTGACCTGCCCGGTCTGAGCTCTGTTGAGATAAAGGGCAAGAAACTCATCCTCTGCTGGCATCTGGGCGGTATGGACAGGTTCAGAAAGGTGGTGAGCAAGGAGGCAGTTTTAGAAGCCTTTAAAATAATGGCAGACCTTGGAAAAACCATAGACGCCGTGCCCTCTGCAGAGGTCTACAGAGAAACTCTCAGGGGCTGGCTCACTCTGAAGCTACCGATCTTTGCCACCATACTCTTGAGCATTGCGGGCTTTTTTCTTGGCTTTTACAGGTATGACCATGTCTGCGACCATGAAATTCTGCTGGCTGGCTTTAAAATACTGATGCCCATTGTCATTCTCTACACAGCCTCTGTTCTTTTCCTGACTGGAGGTCCCACGCTCGGGCAGAGGGTGATTCTTAAGACTTTCTTTATCTGTCTGGTATGCATACCCATGATAAGCCTCTTCTTTCTCACTTGGGTGAACGGATACTTTGACAGGTCTGAGCCAGAGTTCAAAAGAGATACAATAGCAAGAAAATACCACCTTATCAGAGGTGGGCACAGAGTGGTGCTCGCAGAGCTTCATAAAAGTAAGTGGTGTGACAGCTTTAAGGTCTCTGAGGGTTTCTACATGAGGGCACAGGTGGGAGACAGAGTGGAGTATGCAGTCAAGAGAGGTTTTCTTGGCGTGAGCTGGCTATACAGAAAACTGAGTTTAACAGAGTGAAATATGTCATAAACTTTTGCATAACTGCCTGGCTTGCCTTAAAATAATAGCCCACTATGGGCATAAAGAAAGTAGACAGGAAGGCTTTTCTTAACCTGTTGGAAACAGTTTTGTTCGTGGACTTTATAAAGGGTCTTTCCGTGACCCTGACAAACCTCTTCAGGAAACCCATAACCACCAACTATCCTCTGGAAAAGCTCACCCCCCCAAAGCGATACAGAGGAGCTCACGGACACTTTGTCTGGGACGGCACTGAGCCGGACTCTCTAAAAGCCATAGAAAAGTTCATGAGCTACGAGAAGGGCAAGAGCAGGTGCGTTGCCTGTTATATGTGTCAGACCGCCTGTCCCATGCCCACTCTTTTCAGGATAGAGGCGGTGCAGATGCCCGATGGCTCAAAGAGGGTGGTGCGTTTTGACATGAACCTGCTCAACTGCCTTTTCTGCGGGCTATGCGTGGATGCCTGTCCGGTTGGCTGTCTTACCATGACGGACCTCCATGAGCTTGCGGGGTATACGAGGCGAGAGGGCGTTCTCAGGATGGGTGAACTTGAAGAAAACGCCATAGACTGGAAAAAAAGAAGGGGCTCTGAGCCAGACCGCATATGGATAGATGACCAGCACAGGGAAAAGCTCTGGGGGAAGATTCAATGGAGTGGCTGATTTTTGCCTTCCTTTCTGTCTGGGCAGTGCTCTCAAGTATGGGGGTGCTTTTTCTGAAAAACCCAGTTCATGCCATACTTTCCTTTATAAGTCTTATTCTTGCAGTGGCTGGTATGTTCCTGCATATGAGGGCTGAGCTTCTGGCAGGCCTGCAGTTAATCATATATGCGGTTGCCATAGTGGTCTTTTATGTGCTGGTGATAACCACCATACCCTGGGAAAAGGTAAAGAGGTTTGAGGGCTTTTACAAAAGGGAGTTCTTTTTTGGCTTTCCCCTTCTCCTTGCCAGCTTTGCCCTCTTTGCTTACGCCATACTGAAGGGAAACTTTGCCAGAGTTGGAACTGCTGGAGCTGACAATGTAAAAGAGGTGGGTAAAAGCCTATTTTCCACTTACCTCTTTCCTCTTGAAGTGGCTTCTGTTATACTATTGACCGCCATGATAGGAGCCATACTTCTCGGGAGGAAAGAGGAGTGACCATAGAAAAAGCTTAT is part of the Aquificaceae bacterium genome and encodes:
- a CDS encoding NADH-quinone oxidoreductase subunit I, whose amino-acid sequence is MGIKKVDRKAFLNLLETVLFVDFIKGLSVTLTNLFRKPITTNYPLEKLTPPKRYRGAHGHFVWDGTEPDSLKAIEKFMSYEKGKSRCVACYMCQTACPMPTLFRIEAVQMPDGSKRVVRFDMNLLNCLFCGLCVDACPVGCLTMTDLHELAGYTRREGVLRMGELEENAIDWKKRRGSEPDRIWIDDQHREKLWGKIQWSG
- a CDS encoding NADH-quinone oxidoreductase subunit J, which encodes MEWLIFAFLSVWAVLSSMGVLFLKNPVHAILSFISLILAVAGMFLHMRAELLAGLQLIIYAVAIVVFYVLVITTIPWEKVKRFEGFYKREFFFGFPLLLASFALFAYAILKGNFARVGTAGADNVKEVGKSLFSTYLFPLEVASVILLTAMIGAILLGRKEE